In Canis lupus baileyi chromosome X, mCanLup2.hap1, whole genome shotgun sequence, one DNA window encodes the following:
- the PRR32 gene encoding proline-rich protein 32 → MACIENVLGGHAPSPSGVVANECGIREPHPDDVSLQCSSSLPKDDVEPWGHHRVLLRPPLNVLTDLAREQLERPSETAGACIPVDSSRAHKHPYGPPPAVAEESLATAEVNSSEGLAGWRLRGQDSINVSQEFSGSPPALMIGGARVSSGGTERGGNNARLYMALPRGQGFFPPRGPQIRAPPHIPTIRSGVMMELPLGNTRMASKERLAHVSFPQGGPRHPVENWPRSLPLSSSTPGLPSRPTAHCFISPRPPPSFSPFLAMPIAFAPPPIFGPPLPSYFANFPSWGMPAPAPSNRENN, encoded by the exons ATGGCTTGTATTGAAAATGT CCTTGGTGGGCACGCCCCTTCACCCAGTGGAGTTGTTGCAAATGAGTGTGGGATCCGGGAGCCGCACCCCGACGACGTGTCTCTCCAGTGTTCCAGTTCCTTGCCGAAAGACGATGTGGAGCCTTGGGGCCACCATCGCGTCCTGCTGAGACCTCCCCTCAATGTGCTGACTGACCTGGCGAGAGAGCAGCTGGAGCGCCCCTCCGAGACCGCAGGAGCCTGCATTCCTGTCGACAGTTCCAGAGCTCACAAACACCCCTATGGGCCACCACCTGCTGTTGCGGAAGAGTCCCTAGCAACAGCAGAAGTAAATAGCTCGGAGGGGCTGGCAGGCTGGAGGCTTAGGGGACAGGATTCTATTAATGTGTCCCAGGAATTCTCTGGCAGCCCTCCCGCACTGATGATAGGGGGGGCAAGGGTCAGCAGTGGGGGCACCGAGAGAGGTGGCAATAATGCAAGGTTATACATGGCTTTGCCACGAGGTCAGGGGTTCTTTCCACCCAGGGGTCCACAAATAAGAGCCCCCCCACATATCCCCACAATTAGATCAGGGGTAATGATGGAGCTGCCTTTAGGAAATACAAGAATGGCTAGCAAGGAAAGGCTGGCTCATGTTTCTTTCCCACAGGGAGGCCCGCGGCACCCCGTGGAAAATTGGCCAAGGTCTCTCCCCTTGTCTTCCAGCACTCCCGGTTTACCTTCTCGTCCTACTGCTCATTGCTTTATATCTCCTCGACCTCCTCCGAGTTTCAGTCCATTTCTTGCTATGCCTATTGCTTTTGCTCCACCCCCGATATTTGGTCCTCCGCTGCCTTCTTATTTTGCCAATTTTCCTTCTTGGGGTATGCCGGCTCCTGCGCCCTCAAACAGAGAGAACAACTGA